One region of Culex pipiens pallens isolate TS chromosome 2, TS_CPP_V2, whole genome shotgun sequence genomic DNA includes:
- the LOC120423102 gene encoding uncharacterized protein LOC120423102, translated as MARIVLVVAATILVCGGFANAGFLDWFRSSANKGHSVCRVEFEVLHPKGLRVWTARKPDTKGFGVELYINPTGTERSAAGVVCNVCRNTTEVTHGKFFIQDDTVIVKKGDVLEYVAITDNGKTVQRHKPRKIVVSEYIIKPQGRCACTGTPTQTSIVHDPANPTAEIELLERIITNLSNRCAEGIVSNYLFLQVETPTGPSDLLERVKAYFAGNPALKPYAAAVTTAEDYADGIAFQVKSIVDKLKILELSHTGSDILDYDGFTTVDKLDVRFSETS; from the exons ATGGCGCGAATCGTACTGGTGGTGGCGGCGACGATCCTGGTCTGCGGCGGGTTCGCCAACGCGGGATTCTTGGACTGGTTCCGCAGCAGTGCCAACAAGGGTCACAGCGTGTGCCGGGTCGAGTTCGAAGTGCTACATCCCAAAGGGCTGCGCGTTTGGACGGCCCGCAAGCCGGACACGAAGGGATTCGGCGTGGAGTTGTACATCAACCCGACGGGGACGGAACGGTCCGCGGCCGGAGTGGTTTGTAACGTGTGCCGGAACACGACCGAGGTCACCCACGGCAAGTTCTTCATCCAGGATGACACCGTGATCGTGAAGAAGGGCGACGTGCTGGAGTATGTCGCGATCACCGATAACGGCAAAACGGTTCAGCGACACAAGCCGAGGAAGATTGTTGTTAGTG AATACATCATCAAGCCGCAAGGCCGCTGTGCATGTACGGGAACTCCAACCCAGACGTCCATCGTCCACGATCCCGCAAATCCCACCGCTGAAATTGAACTCCTCGAGCGCATCATAACGAACCTCTCCAACAGGTGTGCCGAAGGAATCGTCTCCAACTATCTGTTCCTGCAGGTGGAAACCCCAACCGGGCCGAGTGATCTTCTGGAGCGTGTTAAGGCCTACTTCGCCGGAAATCCGGCTCTTAAGCCGTACGCCGCTGCTGTTACTACGGCGGAGGACTACGCCGACGGGATCGCTTTCCAGGTCAAGTCGATCGTCGACAAGTTGAAGATTCTGGAGTTGAGTCACACCGGAAGTGATATTTTGGATTATGATGGGTTTACCACGGTCGATAAGTTGGACGTTAGGTTCTCGGAGACTTCTTGA